The genomic interval CCTCTTCCTCATTCGTAGAAACTACGTATCCGGTAGGTTTATTGAGGGCAATATAGGTCCTTTGGCTTTCCAATTCCGAAACATCGAAGGCATATGAGACTTTTTCGTTTTCAGGATCGATTTTACGTCCTGGATTTCTCTCAATCTCGCCATTAACTAAAACAGCTCCATCTTTAATGAGATTATCAGCTTCCCTGCGAGAAGAAATATTGTTTATTGCCATATATTTATTTAAACGTATCAATCTTTCATCTGAATTCATATTAACAAAAGCCCCTTATCTCTAAATAGTATAATGTTTAATTCTTCTTTTTTGTATTATTATATAATTATAGGCGTGCTGCAAATAATTATTGCTAATTATACTACCTATTAAATAATAATTGAAATTATTTTCATTTTTTATCGAAAATATAGTAAAGGGAAAAAAATGAAATTCGTTAACAAACTATTATTTGTTTTATTAATCTCAGTAATTGCTTCTGCCGTAACCGGATGCGGAAACGTTATTACCCAGACGACGGAGCAAAATCATATAAATGTCACAGCAAATCAGGAACAACCCGATTTTTCTTACCAATTCGACATACAGAAAATTGAAGGTAAAACATACAAAATCGGATTCAAAATCACCAACAATGGTTCTCGTGCAGTAAATATTACATTCCCTAACACTCCGGTATCCTATCTTTACAGAATCAATGACACCAAAGAAAATCTATTAAGCAACTTCGGAGATGATTCAGGTATATATCAAGACGGCATACTCACTGCCCTATCGACAATAACCATTGAACCGGGAACATCATTCTATAGAGAAAGCTTCCCATATACCAAGGACAACGAATCAGTGCTCACTATCTCAAATCAGGTATTCTTTTCTTGTGACGGCAAAGGATATAGCGAAATAATCAACGGTACTTTTTAATTAATTAAGTTTTTTTATTAAAAAAGACATCCTTCCTCGGTATGTCTTTTTTTGTTTTTTAAAATAACGATTTAATGAAGCATTTCATCTCCCACAGGCAAAGACTTCCTCCGCCTAAATATTTAAGATTCTATTGATATCTATCTATTTTATTAATATTTGCTAATAGAGTCTTTTTTACTTATAATAAGATATTCATGACACTTAAAAAACTAAACAAAAAGGATAGTATATGAAAAAGCTTTTTATCATTGATGGGCATTCGATTGCCTATAGAGCCTATTTCGCGCTACCAAACACGATGAAAACCCAGACAGGATTATCATCTAACGCGATCTACGGGTTTACCTCCATGTTGCTTAATATTATCCTTAATGAAAAACCGGATTATATTGCGGTAACCTTTGATCGAAAAGAACCTACTTTCCGGCATACCATGTACACTGAATACAAAGCCCATAGACCGATACCTGATAAAGAGTTCATCGAACAGCTTCCTGTTATAAAAAAAATGGTTGATACGCTCGCAATAAAGCATTTTGAAATTGCCGGCTATGAAGCTGACGACATTATTGGGACCATTGCGCTTAAAGCTGAAAAGCACGGAATCGCTACCGTAATAGTCACGGGAGATCTTGATGCTCTCCAGCTTGTAACTGATGACATCTCTGTATTAACCACCAAAAGGGGAATATCGGATACTATCCTTTATAATCCTGAAGAAGTGAAAAACAGATTCAGGCTGGCACCTTCCCAAATTGTCGATCTCAAGGGGTTAAAAGGCGACCCGTCAGATAATATACCCGGGGTTCCGGGCATCGGAGAAAAAACAGCAACAAAATTATTACTAGAATTCGGATCAATAGAAAACATTATTAATCATCTTAATGAAGTTACCCCACCTACCCTGCAAGATAAAATAAAAAACAATATTGATTTAGCCCGATTAAGCTATCAGCTCGCTAAAATCAACACAGAGGTCCCACTTGATCTCGATATCAACTCGTTAAGTACCAAAATAAACTGGAAGGAAACAAAACTATTTTTTCAAGAACTACAATTCGCAACCTTAATTAGCAAAATACCAAGAGAGTCTCATCAAACAAACTCGGCACCACAGTCAAACCATATTAAAGGAAACTACAGAGTTCTACTTCTAAATGAAGAACTTAATGAATTAAGAGACACACTTGTTAATATTAATGAGTTTTCCTTTGATTTTGAAACCACTTCTACCAATACAATGGAAGCAGATATAGTTGGAGTATCATTTTGCTGGAAGGAAGGAGAGGCGAGTTATATCCCTTTCCCACAAAAACATGTCGGAACAATACAGCAAGACCTCTTTAGCAGTCCGGAAAAAAATTATTCCCCGTTGAGTAGCGGCCTTGAAAAGACAAAAATACTCGAATTCCTCAATGCTATATTCGATAACCCTAATTCAATAAAAATCGGGCAGAACATTAAATTTGATATTAACATCCTAAAAAATGCCGGAGTATCAGTCAAAGGGTTTCTCTTTGATACAATGCTGGCAGACTACCTGCTAGAACCTACTCGTACATTTCATAATCTGAAGTTTTTATCGCAGCATTATTTTAATATTACAATGACCCCGATCACTGAGCTTATCGGTACAGGGAAAAAGCAGATTACCCTTGCTCAAGTCCCTATCGAGAAGGTTGCTCAATACTGCTGTGCTGATGCTGATATGACTCTTAGGTTAAAAACCCTGCTTGCATCCAAATTGCAGGAATCCGACTTATTTTCTTATTACAAAGACTTTGAAGAACCATTGATCCATATTCTCTCTGATATGGAAGTTACCGGAATCAAACTTAATCTCGATTATTTAAGCACCCTAGCAAAAGAACTGAGCGGAAAAATAAAAAAGGAAGAAGAAAATATATACATACTTGCAGGTGAACATTTTAATATAAACTCTCCTCAACAATTAGGAGATATTCTTTTCAGAAAGCTTGGACTTCCCCCCGTAAAAAAAACACGAACCGGGATATCAACAGATATTGAAGTACTCGAAATACTGGCACAGAATTATGAAATTGCACAAAATCTCATCGTATACAGACAATTATCAAAACTCAAAAACACCTATGTTGATACGCTACCGCAACTAATTAACAGAAAAACAAAAAATATTCATACAACATTTAATCAAGCAATCACTGCTACAGGACGTCTCAGCAGCTCGAATCCAAACTTACAGAACATCCCTATCAAAACTGAAATCGGCAGCAAAATAAGAACGGCATTCATACCTTCAAACCCGAATAACTATCTCGTTTCGGTTGATTATTCGCAAATGGAATTACGTATCCTTGCAGAATTATCAAAAGACCCGCTATTAACCGAGTCGTTCATGCAGGGAGAAGATGTCCATACTGCAACGGCTGCAATACTTAATGAGATACAAGCAGAACTGGTAACCGATGAAATGCGACGTAAAGCCAAAGTCATTAATTTTGGGATTATTTATGGTATGAGTTCGAAAGGTCTTGCGGACTCGCTGCATATTTCTTATTCAGAAGCTAATCAGTTCATATCCCATTATTTTGCAAAATACATTGGAATCAAAAACTATATAGACCGGACTATTGAAGAGGCAACAAAATCCGGAGTAGTAAAAACTTACTTTGGTCATATTAGACATATACCTGAACTAAACCTACCAAATCAACAAAGAAAAAAAGCTGCCAACCGCATTGCGGTTAATACTGGTATCCAGGGAACTGCCGCAGACATTATGAAGCTCAAAATGTCCAGTATTAGTAAAATTATTAATTCGTTACCCTTCTATGCAAGAATGCTCTTACAAGTTCATGACGAACTTGTTTTTGAAGTTGATAAAAACCATATAAATGAATTTAATGAGCTTATAAATAAAGAAATGCAGGTAATCCCCGGGTTTACAATTCCTTTTCCTGTCTCGATCGCATATGGAACGAACTGGAAAGAAGCCAAATAAAGTCTGCATAGCAAAATTTACTATTGAGCATACTCAAATACCTCCGAACCCTGAATTCTTCCGGCAAAAGGGTTATCAAATGCCTGGTTTAGGTCTATAATATACTCGTGAGTTTTGATCCTCTAACATCAAGCAAATTTCCCAAAGGATTAATATTATGAAAAAAGAAACCTTCTCGTTTATAGCTATGGTTATACTTATGGCTATCGGCGGCTTATATCAATATTCGTTTTTGTGCGGCACAGGGCTTATTATATATGGTCTACATGGCGCAGTAGCAAAGGAATACAATAACGGCAGCAAAAAAGTGGAAGGCATGAGTGCTGCAATTTTAGGTCTATTATTTATAATGACAGGGGTAATTATTATCATTCATAGCTATAAATATGGTGTCAACTATATGTGGCATAGATGGAGCTAATGTCCAGATGAAAATAAGCACCTAGCATGGAATGAAAATACCAAACTAGGTGCATTGAGTTATTCTACTTCTCCTATACCTTTTGCAACATCAATTGGGCTAGTATAGGTTTTATCAGGAATCCTTCTAAGAATGTCAAGAATATCACTTGTTGCTCCGTGATTTTGTGCAAATTGAACCATGGAATCCCTTGAAGCAGGAAAATCGATCCCTTTTAAATACTTTTCTATAGCAGCTGGACTTGGATTTGGCATATAATATTCCCCCCCTTTGTTTTTAAATAACACATAAGTGCTGAGCGAAGTATATGCATTTGCGGCTATTGGTCAAGCTCAAATATATTATAGACTGAAGGAAGAAATTACTGCTTTTCATTATAATTTGATAAATAAAATAATTAAAGGTTTGGTTGGAATAGATAAAAAATTTGCCGCAAAGATCAAAAAACTTCGAAAATCCAAAGGGATTACGAAAGAAAAGTTTGCACATGGACTCAACATATCTTTGAAGGATTTGTTTGATTATTAAATTAATCTTGTAAAATTTAGTTTTCTCTGAAATTTTCACAGTCTTAAAAGCAATTTATTCCATTTTAAATTTTTTACTTTCTTGTAATGGAATTATTCCTTAACTTAGCTGACATGTTAAAATTTTGTTTCGATAAACTCCGCCAGTTTCTGCACTGCCGGATCAGCTATATGATAAATTCTCTCGCTCTATAAAGTTCCAGTAGAACAGTAAGCCTGTGTATATGGCTCAATCCCTCAAGACGAGATGCGATATTCTGAACGTTGTTTTTTATCAACATACTGTGTTTCCTCTTTTTAAACCAAAGGTTCATAAAAAAACGACCAGTTAGAGTACATCTATATTAGAATATATTTGATATAATAATATCAATAATATCTTAACACAGAAAGAAAAAACATGACTAATAAAGGGATTGTTTATAAAACTGCTGAGACGGAAGAAGATTATAAGGGGATTTATCTTGTAAGAAAAAGTATTTTTGTTGATCAATTCCACTATCGAGAAGATACGATTGTGGTAGAATCTTCACCTAAAGATAGACACTTTATCGCAATAAAAAATGAAGAAATAATAGGTTCTATCACTGTTTCAACACCAAAAGATGAGAAATTATCTATAGAGAACTATTTCGATATATCTTCATTTAAATCGAATAAGGATATCGAAATAAAAAAATTAGCAGTAAAAAATCCTACAAAAAATCTACTTGTAGGTCCTACATTAATAGCACTTGCCTATGAGTATATAAAAAGTTTATCTAAACATAGAATATTTATTTTTGCCCCTATAGTAGGCAACTTATATCATGTGAAATTATGGGAAAAGTTTGGATACAAAATCGTAGGCAGTTTTAATTATGAACAAATTTGTGATGCATATGCGATGTACTTGGATATTAATAGTTTTGAGTCAAGTACAGATTTTATTAAGAGTCGTGAATTCGCTAAAAGAAAATATTCTAAAATAAAGGCACCATTATGAATTTGGTAGCTCTGCTATTAGCCATATCTTTTTTATCAAATATTATTCTTACTATCGTTGTACTATTAAATAGTCAGGATAGAAAAATCAAACTGTTTTTTGCAGGTATATCTTTATCGTTTTCTTTGTGGTCATTAGCATTTTTGGTTATAGAGAATTACCATAATAATGTTGAAATTACAGCTCTTTTCAAAACTGTTTTTATAGGGCCAATATTTGTGCCATTGTTTTCTCTTTACTTTTCATATGTATTTCCAGAGGAAAAAAGCTGTAATTTCAACAAAAAGAATTTATTATATGCAATTCCATCGATCCTGTTTTTAGCATTACTTCCGACAGATTTTATTATCAAATCGGCATTCAAGGCAATAGACGGCAGTCTAATGGTGGAAAGAAATTTTGGGAATCTATTATTCGGAATATATTTCATTTCATATGTCATTATGACTGTTAGGAACCTTTATAAAAAGTATATAAATAGCACAGATTTAGAAAAGGAAAAAATCAAGTATTTTTTCCTAGGAGTAGTCCTTGTGGCATTTCTTGCAACTACACCAAATCTTATCCTACCACTGTTAGGATACAGCAAACTTAACAGAATAGGTCCAATTTTATCAATAATTTTGGTTGCTTTTACAGCTTATGCAATTTCCCGTCATAAATTAATGGATATTCGTATCTTTATAAAAAACTATGTCGCATCATTTATCGCTGTACTATTTTATACTATTGGTTATCTATTTCTCAATAGTGTCAATATTTTGCAGAATTTTATTGTAATTATCAACATAATTTATTTAATAATCTGTGTATTTTCCTTTCACGCCCTCCGTCGAAAACTTACCACCGAAATTAATCATAATGAAGTAATGTACAATTTTGTTAAAGAATCTGCAAACAAATCTGAACGGGTAGAACTGGTTGAGGCAGTCAGGAAACATTTGATCGAGGTCGCCGGATACGAGAAATGCGCGATTTATTCTCTGGATGACAACGTATACCGGCTGAATGTGAGCATGTTCGAATCTGGGGAGATGCCTGAATACTATGAAAAAAGCTCTATTCTGGTCCGTCCGATGGTGGACAAGTATCAGCAGGTCAGGTACTTTTTCCTTCCAAAAGAAAATGCGCATCTGATAAAAGAGACTGAAATCGACCTTGCCGAGGAGATTGGTTATGAAGTGATCTTTGACAGCAAGGGGTATAAAGAAGGTATACACATATTCAAGATATGCAAAGATACGGCAACGGTCGGGCTGGTGTTCCTGAGCGGTAATCTGCCGATGAGAAAACCCGTAAAACAGGTTACCGAGAATATGCTGACACAAGTAGCTGTATCATTTTTTAATGCTTATTACATCGAACAGTTAGAAAGAGCTAGAAAAGAATTAACTAAGAAAGTAGACGCACAAACGAAAGAACTGAGAGAAAGAAATAAGCAACTTGAGAAAACGATCAAGGAAGTAGAAGAGACGCGTGATCTAATGATGCAAACGAGCAGGGATGCTGCAATCGGGCGTGTAGCCGGTGGAATAGCCCACGAGATCAAGAACCCGCTGGCTGGTCTGGAGGCACTTCTCGGCAGGGTAAAAAAAGATCCGGAGTCTATCCATCTACATTATGACCGAGCGATGGTAGGAATAAGGCATATATTCACCATAGTCCGGTCACTGCTCAATGCCTTCCATCACTCGCATATCAACCAGACTAAATTAAACTTAAAAACTGTCGTGGAAGAATCTCTGATATTGTTCGAGCTGAGTTTGGCAGGCAACAAAATACGTATCACCAAAGAACTTAAGGATGTCTATGTTCACGCTTCGGCAGCAGATATACAGCAGTGTATTTTGAACATTATGTATAACGCACGAGATGCCATTACTATGGATAAAACAAAAGCGAGCGGAGCGATTATACTCAGGACGCAGAGAGTAAATGAAAAATCGATATTAACTATAATCGATGACGGTATGGGGATGAAAGAAGAAGTCAAATTACGCATATTTGAACCGTATTTTACTACCAAAGAAATCGGACAGGGCACCGGGATCGGGTTGTACGGGGCAAAGACCCTGCTTAAAAAGAACAGTGCTGAAATAGAATGTGAGAGCGAACCGGGAAAAGGCACGACCTTTACGATGACATTCTCCAAGGTATACGAGGAAGGAACAGAAACAACAGTAGGTGAGCACGCTGTGTCCCACACTAACAATATCGATTCATAACGACATTAATCAAGGAGTAAATTATGAAAAAAGTTTTGGTTTATGATGAAAATACAGAGGATTTTGAACGGCTTCGGTCAGCAGTACCAGGAAATGAATATATTATTGCACAGGATAAGGATAAAATGTGGGAACTGGTTAAGAATGAGGATTACCATGTTATCCTGGCTGACCTGAATATGGGAATGAGCATTGATGCCCGCTTTCTGGCGTTGCTTAAGGCACCGCCTATTGATAAACCGGCACTCATTTACACAAACGTGTTTGGAATGCCAGAACTTAAGAGATCAATGAACCTCCGGGCGAATAATTACATCTTGAAATCAAATCCGTACAACGAGATAGCTGAAGCCATAGAAAATGCAGAATTCCATGAGCAGTACCGGAATACATATACATTGGGCAGCAGTCTGGGATACGCGGATATGATGAGGGTAAAAAAAGATGGTGAAATAGCGGGGTGCCTGGGAGGACAAAAAGTTTTCAAAACTATAGGAAATAAGCCGATAAAAGATTGGACGGAAGAAGACCTATTCAACATAACCGCCGCTGGTGAGTATACTTACGAAGGCACCGGCAGTCTCAAGATAATTAGAAGAGGCGAAAGAACAAAGAGCACAGAACGGAACGTTATATTGTTTGTGGATGATGAAGAACTACTTAGGGACATGCTGAGCCTGGATATTGAAGATCTATTCCGGGAAGCAGGTACCGATGTAGAAATAGTGCGGGCTGGTAGCGCGGAAGAAGCCATTGATGTTTATACAGCAAATAAGAACAGGATTGCGATGAGTATTATCGATATGCGAATGCCGCTTTTCAAAGCTGATGGTGGTATGGTGAGTAATAGTGCCGGAGTCGATGTGTTACGTCGGATAAGGTTTAATGAACCACAGTGCGAATGTATTATTCTGACTGGGTTTTCGTATTCAAAGGAGCTATGTGAGTGTTTCCGGTTAGGTGCTTATGACCTGTGTGATAAGGAACGGAAGGATATATTCTTTGGGTCAGTCATGGAAGGATTCAAGCAGGGACAAAATAATTATCGGGAATATGAGGAAGCATCGTATGTAATGCAATCGTATTATAGACAATCATTTGCCGGAGCGCTTGTAACAGAACTGCTCCATCTTCTTGGACGCACACGAGAATTAAGCTTTGATGACAAGCTTAGGATTATCGAATTTGAATATATGATAACTAAGGTGCTCTAATGAGGAAATTACTTATTGTCGATGATCAGCCATTGGTTGTTTTCATGCTGGAACAGGTTTTAAAAACCAGGTATGAAGTGATCATCGCACGCAGTTATACAGAAGCCGTACGGACATGGAGAGAACACGAAATAGAAATACTTATAACCGATGTTAACCTGAATGACTTTAAGTCCGGGATCGATTTCGTAGCCGAACTTAAGGAAAACAGACCTTCTTTGATTGCGTTTATTTGCAGCGGTGAATGGGCGAATGGAAAGAAAGTGCGGACTAGATTCAGAGATGATGAACTGGTCCGTTTCTTAGAAAAACCGGTGGATATAGGCAAGATCGAGCAATACATAGAGACAGCTTTAAAAAAGAAACAAGAAAGAAATACGTGAAGTCCGAGCTTATGAAGAAAACTTTTGTTCAGCGTAGTCGATATCGGTTGCAAGGAACTTCTTTACTTGTTCATCAGGGATTTTGCCGATTAGTAATTTGATCTGCGAAATGATCTCCCCGGTTGAAGGTGTCGATGGAATATCTTCAAACGAAACACTGTCAAAATTTCCTGCCTGTATCCTCTCATAAAGAGGCAACATCTTTTTCAGGTTTTTGAAGAACCTTTTATTCCTTTCAATTTCATAATGATCGATTGTCCGTTGCAAAAGCAATTCGTTATACGAAATCTCATCAAGACTCATAAGTTGTGCAAACTTTTCCATTTTCTCTTCAGAAAACAGCGTACCTTTATTTTCTATGTTTGTAATAAACGCGGCAGATATCTCCATTTTATCCGCAAGCTGTATCTGGTTAAGTTCCTTAGACGTACGATAGTGCTTAATATATTCTCCAAATGATCCAAGATGTAGCATGATAATTCTCCTTTTTGGTTGACGGTTAACAGTCCACCGTCCACTAATTATAAATATATCAAAACAACTCTTCTTTAACAAGTCAGTTAAACAAATTAACAAATAACACAATTTATCGTTGCAAGTATTATTACTCTCCATACGATATATCAACAAACAGAGAAGTTAAATGCTCTTACAGATTTGTTAATTACACCAAGGGAGAGATAAAAAATGAAATGCAAACAAGCAATTAATCCTACTACTACCGCTGAAGGGACCTGCGTGAACATGTTCATGGACCTTTACGAGGGACTATCGGACATATATCTGGAAAAAGCGGAAAAGGCAACTACAGAAGAAGAGAAAAATTACTACTACAACAAAGTACTGTATTACTCAGGACTCAGAGCAGTTTTAAAAGATCGACACATCTCGCCGCTACGGCTCACTATGAATCCTGCACTCATTGGTCGATCCGAAGATGACAAATAACTTAATTAGAGAAGGTTTCGCTATGAAAAACAAAGGTGATTTTTGGGAAGCATTGGAAAAAGCTGGCTTGGTTATCGGGGCAAAATATATGCAGTATCTATCAAATAAATATGTAGCAAAAGCCGAAAGAGTACCTGGTGTTGACGAAAAAAAGCATTGCTACAACAAAGTACTGCTCTATTCGGGCCTGAAGGCGGGTGTGGAGTCTTTCATTTAAAAACATAAGCTATTTGATAAAAACAAAGAGGTTTTTATCGAGTATTTACTTGAGAAGTATCAATGTACTTCTATTAGTGAAAGAAAAATCTCCTTCATAAGTATATCAACCGATACTTTTTCCGGTTCATTATGGGAATCAATGATATTAAAGCAAATACAAGAGATATTTATTTTTCTTATCCATATCTTTATACTTGACTCTATGTTATTATTTTGCTAACGAAATAACCAAAATGAATAAATTTCGCAATAACCTTTAACGGATTAACTCAGAAAGAGCTTACCGCCAAAGCCGAAGCATCACTCTCTAATATTTCTTAATATGAATCAGGAAACCTTTTTCACCTGATAAAAAATGGTTTTATTTTAAATAAGAACTCACAATTTCAAGACAGATTCCAGCTTGATATTTTTTTAGTATTTGAAGGTAACTATATCATCAATTTTTCTGAGGAAGTGAAAAATGGATGTAGTGTAAAAAAAAACCTTAAATGACGGTTAGTCACACAAAGAAATATTTAGAAACGCCCTTTTCGACAGATAGCAGCAATAGAGACTGATCGTTGGAAGTTGCGCAGACTCGTACCGATTGGAGAATTTATGGAGCAGCCTTTAAGAGCGGAATTATTTAGTATGGAGCAAATGGCCGAGTATGCAAAAGGACTTGCCCAGAGGCATGAACATGAAATCATACGCAGTCCTGACCGCCTTTTGCCTCGCCTTTATGAAAATGAAAAGCTTTTATTGGAAACATATCAGTTGTTACAAGTTGAGGCTGTTAAGAATAATCCCCTTCTCCCCGCTGAAGAGTGGTTTTTGGATAACTTTTATATTATTGAAGAACAAATTCTAATCTCACGCAAACATTTGCCGAAATCTTATAGTCGGGAATTGCCCAGTCTTAAAACCGGTAAAACTAAGGGTTTCCCTCGTGTTTATGCTATGGCATTAAAGGTGATCTCTCATGGAGATGGCCGAGTGGATGAAGTGGGCCTCAGTGCTTTTGTTGACGCTTACCAAACTACTGTTACTCTAACACTTGGT from Candidatus Margulisiibacteriota bacterium carries:
- a CDS encoding DUF2795 domain-containing protein — protein: MPNPSPAAIEKYLKGIDFPASRDSMVQFAQNHGATSDILDILRRIPDKTYTSPIDVAKGIGEVE
- a CDS encoding DNA polymerase I, which codes for MKKLFIIDGHSIAYRAYFALPNTMKTQTGLSSNAIYGFTSMLLNIILNEKPDYIAVTFDRKEPTFRHTMYTEYKAHRPIPDKEFIEQLPVIKKMVDTLAIKHFEIAGYEADDIIGTIALKAEKHGIATVIVTGDLDALQLVTDDISVLTTKRGISDTILYNPEEVKNRFRLAPSQIVDLKGLKGDPSDNIPGVPGIGEKTATKLLLEFGSIENIINHLNEVTPPTLQDKIKNNIDLARLSYQLAKINTEVPLDLDINSLSTKINWKETKLFFQELQFATLISKIPRESHQTNSAPQSNHIKGNYRVLLLNEELNELRDTLVNINEFSFDFETTSTNTMEADIVGVSFCWKEGEASYIPFPQKHVGTIQQDLFSSPEKNYSPLSSGLEKTKILEFLNAIFDNPNSIKIGQNIKFDINILKNAGVSVKGFLFDTMLADYLLEPTRTFHNLKFLSQHYFNITMTPITELIGTGKKQITLAQVPIEKVAQYCCADADMTLRLKTLLASKLQESDLFSYYKDFEEPLIHILSDMEVTGIKLNLDYLSTLAKELSGKIKKEEENIYILAGEHFNINSPQQLGDILFRKLGLPPVKKTRTGISTDIEVLEILAQNYEIAQNLIVYRQLSKLKNTYVDTLPQLINRKTKNIHTTFNQAITATGRLSSSNPNLQNIPIKTEIGSKIRTAFIPSNPNNYLVSVDYSQMELRILAELSKDPLLTESFMQGEDVHTATAAILNEIQAELVTDEMRRKAKVINFGIIYGMSSKGLADSLHISYSEANQFISHYFAKYIGIKNYIDRTIEEATKSGVVKTYFGHIRHIPELNLPNQQRKKAANRIAVNTGIQGTAADIMKLKMSSISKIINSLPFYARMLLQVHDELVFEVDKNHINEFNELINKEMQVIPGFTIPFPVSIAYGTNWKEAK